Genomic DNA from Fusarium keratoplasticum isolate Fu6.1 chromosome 2, whole genome shotgun sequence:
cgaggaggagtacCAGCGTGTCAAGAACTCTTACCGAGTGGACAACGCTTCGCTCAAGCATGCCAAGAGCTCCATGATTGTGATGCACCCCCTGCCTCGCAACGAAGAGGTTGCTGAGGAGGTCGACTTTGACCAGCGGGCTGCATACTTCCGACAGGTGAGAACCCCCTTGGCTTTACCCAAAACAAGATTACTGACTTTCTGCAGATGCGCTATGGCCTCTACTGCCGCATGGCTCTGTTGGCTCTGGTTATGGCTGAGTAGAGGGAGGGATATAAAAAGTTTCATGATTTGTTCCAAAGATTGTATTTGAGAGCCGGATAGAAATTGGCGTGCGTTAGCAAGCATTCCAGGATTATGCCCGTGACGACCTGAGATGTCTTAGATGTGTAATTACGACTCGCGTCGTGTGTAATGAGTTATGTACTGTATGTATATGTATTATGTATATATATGTCGTATACGTGTTGTATACGTTTATTTCATTTTATCCGTGCGTTCGTTGTGTGTTGTGTATGTTTTTCTCGTGTTGTGGCGTGAAGGTCAGGTTGTGAAGCTGGCTGTGATGTGGGGGTGAAGGAGTGTTCACAGATTATCATGCTGGAGGCCTTGGCAAGTCTTCTTGAATGTTCCAAAGCTTAGATATTCATGTTCTGGCATAGAGTTCTACTCGCTCACACCCATTTCCAGGGTCTACAGTAGCCTCATCGTGGAGAGACGTCGAAATCTCCCGATTCGAGAGTGCCCCTCGACGATGTCATCACCCCACCGGGAGAGTACGTACCTTGTAGTCACCGGGTTCCGGCTGTCATAAATTATCGTATGCGCCCAAGTCACACTTTCGACGTTGCATGATATACAACCCTCACCCTTCACCGCCAAACATTGCAGTCAGTCAATGCGAAATACCCCCACTGCTTCACTGCTGTCAATCGCGAGAATGGCTCTTCATCCGCCGCCCGAGACGTCCAAGCTGATCTGTATGTTTTGActgcccctcccccgcaCTCGCGATGGGAATCGCCTCATGACTCCTCGCTGACAGGATACTTCCAGTTGCCCCCGCGGGCTCCAAGCCCACTGGCCAGGCCGAGCAGTTCACAAAGGGTACCCTCGTCCGCTCGCAGCTAAACTCGACCTCGCCGATCCCCCAGTTCCATGAGTGGTTCTCGCGCGCGCAAAAGCCTGACTCTGGCGTCGCACACCCAGAAGCGTGTACCCTCTCGACCGCCTCTCTCCCGTCGGGCCGCGTGTCCTCGCGCACCGTGTACCTCAAGGAGCTGGACCCCCGCGGGTTCGTCATCTACACAAACCTCGGCACGTCGCGCAAGTCGGCAGACATCGAGAGCAACCCACGGGCTGCGCTGCTGTTCTTTTGGGAGGcgctgcagcagcaggtgCATGTCGAGGGAAAGGTGGAGCGCATCACTCGTGAGGAGAGCCAGACGTACTACGACACGAGAGCACGGGGAAGCCGTATCGGTGCATGGGCTAGTCGACAGAGCCAGGTGCTAGAGCCTCAAGGTGAGGGTGACGATGGACGGGAGCAGCTACAGGAGTGGTACaaagaggtcgaggagcggttcgagggagaggagaagattCCTGTGCCGGAGTTTTGGGGTGGCGTGAGAATTATTCCTGACAGGATGGAGTTCTGGCAGGGTAGGGAGAGCCGCCTGCACGACCGGTTCGTGTATGAGCGTGAGGGAGAAGCCGCAGAATGGACGCTGAAGAGGTTGAGCCCTTAGGCATGTGGTAACGGTGACCATCTCCACTCGATCTTCGTTAGACTTGCGAGGATATTGTCTTGCATTTGTAAGCCCGGTGCAGCCATTGACATTTACATGGTTATTAGACTAGAAGGAACAAAAGCGATCTGAATGAAAGCATGTTGTGTCAATTGATAGACAAGTTACCGTCCCAGCAACAGTTGGGTGAAGCCATTAGTGATCCCGTTCCAGATGCTGAGTGTTCCATCCCATTGCTAATATCACAGAGGGTACAATGTATAGTATAATCAACATATATCAAAGCATATCCATCCTCGTGTTTCCCAGTGTCTCATCTCTCAGCCATACCACCAGGCCGCGACATAGAATGTCTTGATTCTCATCAAGTATCGGGATTGAGACACGGAGATTCAAAAAGAAAGGTGGGTCCGGAGTGGATCCCGGCGTCCTCCAGCCCCGAAGTCTCCGGCCTACCACCTTTGGAAAGACAACACAAACAGCATCAAAATATCGTCGAAAGGCGCAAAAAGAAAGTGATCATGATGGGGATCGAACCCACAATCTTCTGATTCGTAGTCAGACGCCTTGCCATTGGGCCACACGACCTCTTGATTGGTTGATGTTCTTGCCGTCTGTTGCAGCTCAAGTCCCGGGCCGAAGGATTGAGATTGTGGGAAAAGCGGGTCTCGGGGCGGACTAAAATCAACGCAAACCCACTTGAAGAGGCATGATGAGAAAAGTTTTCGTCGAGGCCGGGTGAGAGCCGGACAATAGTGGTAGTGATGTATATCGTACTTTTTGATTATGATTGAGACCAAAAAAAGGAGTGAAGTCAGTTGGGTAGGATGTCAAGAGTTGTCCAAACCTTGGAgcccctcaactccaacgaAACTCTCACCATCTGCATCTCGCACcacacaacaccaaggcAAAAAGAAACGTTGATCATGATGGGGATCGAACCCACAATCTTCTGATTCGTAGTCAGACGCCTTGCCATTGGGCCACACGACCATCTTGTCTTGTGCTGTGACTGTCGGGCAGTTATTGCAGTCCATGCTGTTGGCATGAGGTTGTTATCAGTCTGTGGCTGCATCTAGGCGTCATGACGGACTGTATCAGAGCTTCAAATAGGACTCTGACAGGCTCCTGTTAGCATTGACTTACATGTTGCAATATGTTTGTAAGCCCAGAGCCGTACATATTGATCTTGCTTCCTTGTGCTCCAAGGCTCCCTTATCACATGGGCGGGGTCTG
This window encodes:
- a CDS encoding Pyridoxal 5'-phosphate synthase; the encoded protein is MRNTPTASLLSIARMALHPPPETSKLIFAPAGSKPTGQAEQFTKGTLVRSQLNSTSPIPQFHEWFSRAQKPDSGVAHPEACTLSTASLPSGRVSSRTVYLKELDPRGFVIYTNLGTSRKSADIESNPRAALLFFWEALQQQVHVEGKVERITREESQTYYDTRARGSRIGAWASRQSQVLEPQGEGDDGREQLQEWYKEVEERFEGEEKIPVPEFWGGVRIIPDRMEFWQGRESRLHDRFVYEREGEAAEWTLKRLSP